TTAACGACAGAAGTGATTAAATGTTGGTCGAATTACATTAtctttacatatttaaatattataatttcttttttgacgTTTCTGTTTGTTCAATCTTGAACAATacaatttacatttatatattctctaattttgttttcagatgaatatgaatatattattactttgaaattttcatcaCGGAGGCACCTCCAACAGTAAATAGTCTAGTGTTTGAACACTTTTGccattaaaaaatgatgataaaagTTGCGGAGGATTAactagaatttttatttaacaaaatggGACCAAATTAGAAATCCCATAAAGATGGAGCTAATGAGGAAATGCCTtctttatgggaccaaaaaggtaatttagctccgaaaaaaaatatttgacctgcaataagtcagttttAAGTCAATCAATAGtagatatcaattttcattcagtttttttgttaatatcaataatttagtaaattttgactaacaaatggacttatttgttagaaggaagcaaacctcatcggtgctagatgtaatttttcaaatcacagaagatctatgtgtaattatactaaatcttAGGAGatgagagtataattatcactttcaattaaaaatacgctccacatatataaaaattacgtcacctatatcataaaataaaaatcttatatACTATcgtgtatttattaaaagaaataaaaagtacaatataaattatcaagaaataaatataaatttaattgtaatcgatttatttcaattaataatagttaatcactcttacttaaaaaaaaaaaaaaagggtgtTTTTGCAGtatttctattcttttttttttttataaaaaagtactAATTTAATCATAGATCGTGTCAAGCAACctcaatttcaaattgatATTCCATTTTACATTCGCTaaataaatgagcaaaaataTACACGTGgcatacatatattttcacataacATAAGatgaaatatcaatttaaataaaaaatatgaaaaatccaagaaatgaTCAAGATTCGTTGAGTGTTAAGCAGAGATGAGCCTTGACGGGCTTATGATCAGAGCTGTAAATTCCGTCGACCGATTCATACAAATGCAAACATGCATCAACGTTGTCTTTGTCTTCCACTTTGTACAGTATACGATCCGTCCATGCCGGAACTCTTACCTTCTCACTCGTGTCGTATTCGCTGCTCCCCACGTCGTATTTATACGTTGGTTTGAATGATAATGTCCCCTCGTAGTATCCATTGAACACCTGTCCTCTCTCTGCTTCTTGCAGGAGTTGGTCTTTGCAAGTCAGAAGCTGCAATTTCAATTGCATATTCAccaataattatcaatatgaTATTTACAAAAACTTAAGTTTTAATCTCGATTAATCaacattagtttaattttacgTATAGCTAAAGTACTTTTTAACggtaacaaatattttgatgtcaCTTGCAAAAATAATGACTACTAGTTATAGtgcaattttgattaataaataataactgTCCAACCtgattttttgcatttaaccatgataattaatcatatcgAAAAATCGTATTTCTTCTGATGTGTAAAGAAAATGGATCTAAGGAGAAGTAcaattattttgacaaaattatactttcccATAGGATAAGGGGTTCAACACGTTTAGTCCtctattttatagaattttgtaaataatctcaaaattaaaaaaattcgacGCATTTAGTCCTCTACATTACAGGATTTCCAAAATggttcaaaattgagaaaattcgaCAAATTTAGTCACACGTGcatgtttttccaattttggGACATGGAACTAATTAAATGTATTCAATTCTAGGACGATTTTGAAAATCCAATAACGTATAGGATTAATGAGTCGagttttgtcaattttgtgatcattttaaaaattttgtaaaacaaaTGAGTCAGAATATCGAAATATTTATCCTATGAGGCTAAAAAGTATAATTCTGCGTttcaataaatcaatacatacacataaatatatatatatatataaacgtACATAGTATATACAATATACATGTGAAAGCAAGGGGGAGGATGAACTTACTCCATGAAGGTTTCTGTGAATGAGATTTCTGGCAGGAAAAGTGTTAATTCCTTGAAGTCTGTAGTTGAGATCTCCCAACCAAACAGTGACTTGGGGTGGTTTGGCGTATGGGTTCCAGCTTTTTGAGAATAATGACTGCGATATATGCCTCAACTCTGAGTTCCTCTCTTCCACATTATGACCATGAGCTGcaaattcatttctttctttttatttatacacaaattatttttatttttttaaataattatacatacactcATAAAAAACGTCAACATTATCAATACAACGACTCatgcttttcaaaaaattacacatacacctcccaaaaatatcaacatcgCTACACAAACTACTCGTGTTTTTTGACAGTCAGGAgtggtttatgtaattatacaaaaaatatgagtgGTTTGTGTGAACATATCATAGAAATCAGgaggtgtaaatgtaattaattttttttttataatatgcccaaataaaaatattaggaaaaggaattaaaagataaaaataattaccagAAAGATGACAAGAAATGAAGAGTATGTGTATACCCTTGTAGTTTATTCTAATTGCCACGCCTCCTTTTTTTCTCCTGATTAATCCTCCACATCCCCCCACGCCTTGTTTGTCAGCTTTTAGTTCTGaaattatttccaaaaattaaataaattaaaaaggccatgcaaattaataataattaagaaaaatattaaataataaattacattgataccTCTCAAATTAAGTcgaattacataaatacctCATATCTTTCGTAAAAGGACGACTACACTTAGTGTAATGTTTTCCAAAGGGTATCTTTGGGGgaaattgcacttttagtcctacTAGATAGGATGCgttgcacttttagtcctatagTTTACGAGCTTAGCACATTTAACTTCATAGGATAAATATTGTAGCATTTTTTGtaccataaaataaattttggcaCATTTGATCCCATATGGACCAAATGTGCAACAACTATATATACTCTGGAAtcaaatatgttataattttatcctatgagactaaaaatattataatatttatccaatGAGACTGAATGTGCTAAATccataaattataggactaaaaatgcaacACGCTCTATCgtacaggaccaaaaatgaatttttctataagCTTTTGAATAGagaatgtaattttagttgcaACTACAATctcagaaaatataaattctataaaatgtAGAAGAATTTGTATATGTTTCCCTAACTTTAGAGgtgtaaatgcaatttaccaaaattaaaattagtaaatcACGAGTATCTTCTTACCTCTTATATACTGTTCCGAGTTCTTCAATCCAAACACGTAAAGTTGCAGAGACTGCATGATTGCTTTTCCTAAGAGCCTATATCAAACATGAAATTACCAATGGAATAATATACCAAGACTTATACTTAATAGAAAAAACGGAATAAGATAAACGTGAAATAAaggactttaatataatttacctctttataatattgtaaataaataaattacccctttataaaaaaataatagtaatttacccattgtgtttcattttaaaaaagataggGTACGGGGGGTAAAGTGatgcattttaaaattataggaaggtaaattgcttattttttccgtagggggtaatttattcatttataaaatatatatatataatatttgaagcTGAGAATGActaaattcattcattttccTAGCTATTTCGAGTTATGTGTGGCAATAAATGCATGAAAATAACCTTTGCATTATCTGAAGCgagcaaatttaatataaagtcATTTtcgataaataataattaaaatcatatatagaAGAAATAGATtagaatgaaagaaataacaataattaagaaaaaaaacatagaaattaATTCTTACACATGGGAATCAAGTAGAGCATTCTCCAATAAGACCAAGATGTTCGTGCGGGGCACTTCCTGCAGCCCAATTACCACTAACTCATACTTCCTCTCCTTCCCCACCAGCTTTCTTACATCTTCGTACCTCACCTTCAAATTCAAACACCACCATTATTCTCGTACCCTACCTTATATTCATCCACcggaaattcaaaattcaaccaGACTTGGTCAAACCAGAATCGATTATATGAACAAGTATGATATGCTCGTGTGTACAGTTCAAGGAAAAATAATCAGCCCACTTCTATATGATTGGTTTAGTTTGATCAGACATAATTTGAGTAAGaatgcaatataattatatactcaCCTGCCCATTCATGTTCCAAGTGATTATGGACACGCAAACATCCGAGCTGTCTGAGAAATCGCAACGTCGATTCATCAGTTCAACCGTTTTGATCCCTTCATGCGATGCATCGAGGTTGTCGATTATCCCCACCGGAATCCGCttcattcttcttcttcttctgggaatcattttcttgttaaaaaaaattcaaaaaaaaaaaaaaaaaggaatcaATAGTACTACTCGATCTACCTTTTGGCAGGAATTACACCACAGAATCCTTTCATTTTCCTTggagaagaaatataattaattagattgatttttttctgatgTTTGTTCTGCagttggtgtgtgtgtgtgtgtgtataaatgTGCATGGGAAGtttggaggaggaagaagtCAAATGATGGATGAGGATCTGAAAGTGTTTGAGTTTTCTTGAGCCGATTTCTCAACAAGTTAGGTTAGGAGGTGTTGACGTTTATTACAAATGAGAGTTGAAAAGGACTTGTGAGTCATGTCCGGAAAGCTCTACCTCACCCTTTCCACGTCTGTCTGTGATTGAGATGGACACCTTCATCTCAATAACTAATCAAACTTCTTTTCACAACCAGTACTGCTAAGTTCGATACTGCTGCTTATCCCACATTGAGTGTGAACGAGGCGTGTTTCTTCCTAATAAAATCgtgagatttatatataaacattaaaaaattcatatgtatTTTATGAAGTACTTCaattgttaatattttcaaaaaattatatcgtGCACACAGATTTTAAGTACATTGATGCGttaaatata
The window above is part of the Sesamum indicum cultivar Zhongzhi No. 13 linkage group LG7, S_indicum_v1.0, whole genome shotgun sequence genome. Proteins encoded here:
- the LOC105166304 gene encoding type IV inositol polyphosphate 5-phosphatase 11 isoform X3, with protein sequence MHIYTHTHTHQLQNKHQKKINLINYISSPRKMKGFCGVIPAKRRRRRMKRIPVGIIDNLDASHEGIKTVELMNRRCDFSDSSDVCVSIITWNMNGQVRYEDVRKLVGKERKYELVVIGLQEVPRTNILVLLENALLDSHVLLGKAIMQSLQLYVFGLKNSEQYIRAHGHNVEERNSELRHISQSLFSKSWNPYAKPPQVTVWLGDLNYRLQGINTFPARNLIHRNLHGLLTCKDQLLQEAERGQVFNGYYEGTLSFKPTYKYDVGSSEYDTSEKVRVPAWTDRILYKVEDKDNVDACLHLYESVDGIYSSDHKPVKAHLCLTLNES
- the LOC105166304 gene encoding type IV inositol polyphosphate 5-phosphatase 11 isoform X2; the protein is MHIYTHTHTHQLQNKHQKKINLINYISSPRKMKGFCGVIPAKRRRRRMKRIPVGIIDNLDASHEGIKTVELMNRRCDFSDSSDVCVSIITWNMNGQVRYEDVRKLVGKERKYELVVIGLQEVPRTNILVLLENALLDSHVLLGKAIMQSLQLYVFGLKNSEQYIRELKADKQGVGGCGGLIRRKKGGVAIRINYKAHGHNVEERNSELRHISQSLFSKSWNPYAKPPQVTVWLGDLNYRLQGINTFPARNLIHRNLHGLLTCKDQLLQEAERGQVFNGYYEGTLSFKPTYKYDVGSSEYDTSEKVRVPAWTDRILYKVEDKDNVDACLHLYESVDGIYSSDHKPVKAHLCLTLNES
- the LOC105166304 gene encoding type IV inositol polyphosphate 5-phosphatase 11 isoform X1, encoding MHIYTHTHTHQLQNKHQKKINLINYISSPRKMKGFCGVIPAKRRRRRMKRIPVGIIDNLDASHEGIKTVELMNRRCDFSDSSDVCVSIITWNMNGQVRYEDVRKLVGKERKYELVVIGLQEVPRTNILVLLENALLDSHVLLGKAIMQSLQLYVFGLKNSEQYIRELKADKQGVGGCGGLIRRKKGGVAIRINYKGIHILFISCHLSAHGHNVEERNSELRHISQSLFSKSWNPYAKPPQVTVWLGDLNYRLQGINTFPARNLIHRNLHGLLTCKDQLLQEAERGQVFNGYYEGTLSFKPTYKYDVGSSEYDTSEKVRVPAWTDRILYKVEDKDNVDACLHLYESVDGIYSSDHKPVKAHLCLTLNES